Proteins encoded within one genomic window of Carassius gibelio isolate Cgi1373 ecotype wild population from Czech Republic chromosome A4, carGib1.2-hapl.c, whole genome shotgun sequence:
- the LOC127970258 gene encoding uncharacterized protein LOC127970258, producing MERVRNNYTLPCLYSCPNPHVVSSGVGRPRVIIGTSSQYYILASRLSCKVCKKYWFADKPQWMDMLPSRFCNILPAFLTHKKAICKTVMDELRRTGKSPNDMANQLNEALHLRYERAHLAYLSTVKNVLDGDSGIYGQQTITGALRATNTPASFGEYGDLVGWCGVTVSPHYLVDCLIQEYHRQESTLNLLLQGTFGQALRADHTRKVARKVVLASGTMSSYAVMNENWMILSWVMLQSESDKSLQPMYEGLSLRYISAGLPKANYQWVDRDCCAAFRIPNPEPREHLLWDSWKTTEAVVAAATSGHLINTCASREKYNSDIKIKLDLFHCMRRFSRECVSEHHPLHSAFCKFLSAAFSVVDQTDLQRLKQAYVFCGIVPANPTKQHIREHCRTRVPHPKELLERVESVLQRFFLECDPDGVPLFKPSMLKVWRIQRVHILRGCLSDPEVTDGILYRHGGTVQLNHVKGEAAAVPVWIPVRGTSQQEGFHFHQARWVTGTQVSTELFQAQGMIGVARWNFQRLVDLKQPGVKLPAVFDPVLIMELNKLSDMVTGQAKYPALLVSQTDTRERFGLQYVEPGCRPVPLDWAKHKSQKVPVAGEGEHQSSEPSALSERFPPDDPPEEVREEHFAQDDIFGVASLGSQTMIQPVQPTKLKDEMTPPLPFAPSPRAARTGPIKAGGLLFVLDHFRWTKPMRDSIDGLLAKYHGQKDLLTQVDAEYAALVQAASRDPNSLLHPTTKQHISRYVKHLAKITNRSSSLNTSSEKLLETQKLWHHLTEGSETVSVPVVTLPPAPVNPPSNKPQELPLTKGEVEQMVKEIVEKQQQQQPVTKRTRNCLACGQPKSRYLGDGSSIHFFYQSGDVKYFYCSTKVHQMYAAEGLTNPRMPFADFAETPFFKRELQAAKQRSAETRQVIEERRKRKSMEQHPTGRLCRFCHKPLKQGPESPHIHTGFPGVAGKYVYCPARVFSLYQTEGMTHEMIWGEFCQSSFYETERKRWAAEKGK from the exons ATGGAAAGAGTCCGCAACAACTACACTCTGCCATGTCTGTACAGCTGTCCGAATCCCCACGTTGTCTCATCAGGAGTTGGACGACCCCGTGTCATTATTGGTACAAGCAGCCAGTACTACATTCTGGCCTCTCGGCTCAGCTGTAAAGTCTGTAAAAAGTACTGGTTTGCAGACAAACCCCAATGGATGGACATGCTGCCGAGTCGGTTCTGCAACATTTTGCCAGCTTTTCTGACGCACAAGAAGGCCATATGTAAGACTGTGATGGATGAGTTGCGGCGTACAGGAAAGTCTCCCAATGATATGGCCAATCAGTTGAATGAAGCTCTCCACCTCAGGTATGAGCGTGCACACCTGGCTTACTTGTCTACTGTTAAGAATGTGCTGGATGGAGACAGTGGAATTTACGGTCAGCAGACCATCACAGGGGCACTAAGAGCAACAAATACTCCTGCCTCATTTGGTGAGTATGGTGATTTGGTCGGCTGGTGTGGAGTAACAGTTTCACCCCACTATTTGGTTGACTGCCTCATTCAGGAGTACCATAGGCAGGAGAGCACACTCAATCTGCTCCTCCAAGGCACATTTGGACAAGCCTTAAGGGCTGACCATACCCGCAAGGTGGCCCGGAAGGTTGTGCTTGCATCAGGTACTATGTCATCCTATGCTGTGATGAATGAAAACTGGATGATCTTGTCCTGGGTGATGCTGCAGTCTGAAAGTGATAAATCCCTGCAGCCAATGTATGAGGGGCTGTCTCTTCGTTACATTTCTGCAGGACTGCCGAAAGCCAACTACCAGTGGGTTGACAG AGATTGCTGTGCTGCCTTCAGGATCCCAAACCCTGAGCCCCGGGAGCACCTCCTCTGGGATTCTTGGAAGACCACTGAGGCTGTAGTGGCTGCGGCAACCTCTGGGCATCTCATCAACACCTGTGCCTCCCGCGAAAAATATAACAGCGACATCAAAATCAAGCTGGACTTGTTCCACTGCATGCGGCGGTTCTCCAGAGAGTGTGTGTCAGAGCACCATCCACTGCACAGTGCTTTCTGCAAGTTTCTGTCAGCAGCTTTTAGTGTTGTGGACCAGACGGACCTACAAAGACTGAAGCAGGCTTATGTCTTCTGTGGGATAGTGCCTGCAAATCCAACAAAGCAGCACATCAGGGAGCACTGCCGCACCAGGGTTCCACACCCCAAAGAGCTACTGGAGAGAGTGGAGAGCGTTCTCCAAAGATTCTTTTTAGAATGTGATCCTGATGGTGTGCCACTGTTCAAACCATCGATGTTGAAGGTGTGGAGGATTCAGCGAGTCCACATCCTCAGAGGCTGCCTGAGTGACCCAGAGGTTACAGATGGGATCCTCTATAGGCATGGTGGAACGGTCCAGCTGAACCATGTGAAGGGGGAGGCGGCAGCTGTACCTGTGTGGATCCCTGTGAGAGGCACTTCTCAGCAGGAGGGGTTCCATTTCCATCAGGCCAGATGGGTCACAGGCACTCAGGTATCCACAGAACTATTCCAGGCACAGGGCATGATTGGAGTGGCTCGTTGGAATTTCCAGCGCCTTGTAGACCTGAAGCAGCCTGGAGTGAAGCTGCCTGCAGTTTTTGATCCTGTGCTGATCATGGAACTGAACAAGCTCTCAGACATGGTGACAGGCCAGGCCAAGTACCCTGCCTTACTTGTCTCACAGACAGACACCAGAGAAAGGTTTGGACTGCAGTATGTGGAGCCTGGTTGTCGTCCTGTCCCCCTAGACTGGGCCAAGCACAAGTCCCAGAAGGTACCTGTTGCAGGGGAGGGAGAGCATCAGTCCTCAGAGCCGTCTGCTCTCAGTGAGAGATTCCCACCTGATGACCCACCTGAGGAGGTGAGGGAAGAACACTTTGCTCAG GATGACATCTTTGGTGTGGCTTCTCTTGGCTCACAAACAATGATCCAGCCTGTGCAGCCCACCAAATTAAAAG ATGAGATGACACCACCACTGCCCTTTGCTCCCTCTCCACGAGCTGCTCGCACAGGTCCCATCAAGGCAGGCGGTCTACTTTTTGTCCTGGACCATTTTCGGTGGACAAAGCCCATGAGGGATTCCATTGATGGCCTTCTGGCAAAGTACCATGGGCAGAAAGACCTTCTCACCCAGGTGGATGCAGAGTATGCTGCCCTTGTGCAGGCTGCCTCCAGGGATCCCAATAGCCTCTTACACCCCACCACGAAACAGCATATCTCACGTTATGTGAAACACCTGGCCAAGATAACGAACAGAAGTTCATCCCTGAACACCAGTTCAGAGAAGCTCCTGGAGACCCAGAAGCTGTGGCATCACCTCACAGAAGGTAGTGAAACTGTAAGTGTTCCAGTGGTAACCCTCCCACCTGCCCCAGTGAACCCACCCAGTAATAAGCCCCAGGAGTTACCACTAACTAAGGGTGAGGTTGAACAAATGGTGAAAGAGATTGTGGAGaaacaacagcaacagcagcCTGTTACAAAGAGGACACGGAACTGTCTTGCTTGTGGCCAGCCAAAGTCACGTTACCTTGGTGATGGGTcctccattcattttttttatcagtctGGGGATGTGAAGTACTTTTACTGCTCTACAAAGGTACACCAGATGTATGCAGCGGAAGGCCTCACCAATCCTCGAATGCCATTTGCTGACTTTGCTGAAACACCTTTTTTTAAACGAGAGCTACAGGCCGCAAAGCAGCGTTCTGCAGAGACAAGACAGGTAATAGAGGAGCGGAGAAAGAGAAAGTCCATGGAGCAGCATCCCACTGGTCGCCTCTGTAGGTTCTGCCACAAGCCACTAAAACAAGGCCCAGAGAgtccacacatacacactggGTTCCCTGGTGTGGCAGGGAAATATGTCTATTGTCCTGCCAGAGTGTTTTCCTTATATCAGACAGAGGGGATGACTCACGAGATGATTTGGGGAGAGTTCTGTCAGTCTTCCTTTTATGAGACTGAAAGGAAGAGATGGGCAGCAGAAAAGGGAAAGTGA